A genomic stretch from Echeneis naucrates chromosome 6, fEcheNa1.1, whole genome shotgun sequence includes:
- the LOC115045495 gene encoding macrophage mannose receptor 1-like, with protein MLFSKLLTFVLFGFGLTSYSYKRFIDYYHVDQPKTWTDAQKYCREKYTDLLSIESNDDLRLMNSVSVPTTWSWIGLHDDPKSWKGVMGKDENSWRWSATSETSENGFQNWAPTEPNNLGSNQHCVRISPEGEWIDMRCTERFQFVCYNDTNPPGQKTYTLIPILASWKEAQDYCRTYFKDLAMIEDAEENTNVMSLLSNVRVWIGLYRNPWRWSDRSNSSFRNWVVLEPDNFGGQHCVAENSVRYWADRNCDIKRFFWCYKDLTVKRIHTVSMKFLTSADLSDPDINIQILQQLSERLNISDSNVTLKWKTEPRKLDKETDEPNR; from the exons ATGCTCTTTTCAAAGCTTTTGACATTTGTCCTCTTCG GATTCGGCCTCACTTCCTACTCTTACAAGAGATTTATTGATTACTATCATGTTGACCAGCCAAAGACCTGGACTGACGCTCAGAAATACTGCAGAGAGAAATACACTGATCTTTTGAGCATTGAAAGCAACGACGACTTAAGATTGATGAACAGCGTAAGTGTGCCCACCACATGGTCATGGATTGGGCTGCACGATGACCCAAAATCCTGGAAGGGAGTTATGGGCAAAGATGAAAACTCCTGGAGATGGTCAGCAACGAGTGAAACATCAGAAAACGGCTTCCAGAACTGGGCCCCTACTGAGCCAAATAATTTAGGTTCAAATCAGCACTGTGTGCGAATTAGCCCAGAAGGAGAATGGATCGACATGCGCTGCACTGAACgttttcaatttgtttgttacaacg ATACAAATCCTCCAGGACAAAAAACATACACTTTAATTCCCATTCTAGCGTCATGGAAGGAAGCCCAGGATTACTGCAGGACATACTTCAAAGACCTGGCTATGATCGAGGATGCTGAGGAAAACACCAATGTGATGTCATTGCTGTCAAACGTTCGGGTGTGGATTGGCCTCTACAGAAATCCATGGAGGTGGTCGGATAGGAGCAACAGCTCCTTCAGAAACTGGGTGGTTTTGGAGCCAGATAACTTTGGTGGTCAGCACTGTGTTGCAGAGAATTCAGTACGTTATTGGGCTGATCGGAACTGTGACATTAAACGTTTCTTCTGGTGCTACAAAG ACTTGACAGTGAAGAGGATCCACACCGTGAGCATGAAGTTTCTGACCTCTGCTGACCTTTCAGATCCAGACATTAACATCCAGATTCTCCAGCAG CTGAGCGAAAGGTTGAACATTTCAGACAGCAATGTGACCCTGAAGTGGAAGACTGAACCCAGAAAACTAGACAAAGAGACGGATGAACCCAACAGATAA
- the LOC115044683 gene encoding macrophage mannose receptor 1-like yields MKSTRKQSLLPLQKRSRKAYKGKSRMLFTKLLTFVFFGFGLTSYSYKRFIDYYHVDQPKTWTDAQKYCREKYTDLLSIESNDDLRLMNSVSVPTTWSWIGLHDDPKSWKGVMGKDENSWRWSATSETSENGFQNWAPNEPNNIGSKQHCVVISPEGEWLDMRCTERLQFVCYNDTNPPGQKTYTSVQTLLSWKEAQDYCRTYFKDLAMIEDAEENTNVMSLLSNVQVWIGLYRNPWRWSDRNSNSSFRNWEAIEPNSEGQEHCVAENSQRYWADGDCHLAYFFWCYKDLTVKRIHTVSMKFLTSADLSDPDINIQILQQLSERFNVSDSNVALKWKTEPRKQDEETDEPNR; encoded by the exons ATGAAGAGCACGAGGAAACAGAGTCTGCTGCCTTTACAGAAGAGATCCAGAAAGGCCTATAAAG gGAAATCCAGAATGCTCTTTACAAAGCTCTTGACTTTTGTCTTCTTTG GATTCGGCCTCACTTCCTACTCTTACAAGAGATTTATTGATTACTATCATGTTGACCAGCCAAAGACCTGGACTGACGCTCAGAAATACTGCAGAGAGAAATACACTGATCTTTTGAGCATTGAAAGCAACGACGACTTAAGATTGATGAACAGCGTAAGTGTGCCCACCACATGGTCATGGATTGGGCTGCACGATGACCCAAAATCCTGGAAGGGAGTTATGGGCAAAGATGAAAACTCCTGGAGATGGTCAGCAACGAGTGAAACATCAGAAAACGGCTTCCAGAACTGGGCCCCTAACGAACCAAATAATATAGGTTCAAAACAGCACTGTGTGGTAATTAGCCCAGAAGGAGAATGGCTCGACATGCGCTGCACTGAACGTCTTCAATTTGTTTGTTACAAcg ATACAAATCCTCCGGGACAAAAAACATACACTTCAGTTCAAACTCTATTGTCATGGAAGGAAGCCCAGGATTACTGCAGGACATACTTCAAAGACCTGGCTATGATCGAGGATGCTGAGGAAAACACCAATGTGATGTCATTGCTGTCAAACGTTCAGGTGTGGATTGGCCTCTACAGAAATCCATGGAGGTGGTCGGATAGGAACAGCAACAGCTCCTTCAGAAACTGGGAGGCCATAGAGCCAAATAGTGAGGGTCAAGAGCACTGTGTTGCAGAGAATTCACAGCGTTACTGGGCCGATGGGGACTGTCACCTGGCATATTTTTTCTGGTGCTACAAAG ACTTGACAGTGAAGAGGATCCACACCGTGAGCATGAAGTTTCTGACCTCTGCTGACCTTTCAGATCCAGACATTAACATCCAGATTCTCCAGCAG CTGAGCGAAAGGTTCAACGTTTCAGACAGCAATGTGGCCCTGAAGTGGAAGACTGAACCCAGAAAACAAGACGAAGAGACGGATGAACCCAACAGATAA
- the LOC115045365 gene encoding macrophage mannose receptor 1-like, which yields MLFSKLLTFVLFGFGLTSYSYKRFIDYYHVDQPKTWTDAQKYCREKYTDLLSIESNDDLRLMNSVSVPTTWSWIGLHDDPKSWKGVMGKDENSWRWSATGETSENGFQNWAPTEPNNFGSNQHCVRISPEGEWIDRRCTERLQFVCYNDTNPPGQKTYTLIPILASWKEAQDYCRTYLKDLAMIEDTEENTNVMSLLSNVRVWIGLYRNPWRWSDRSNSSFRNWGVLEPDNFGGQHCVAENSVRYWADRNCDIKRFFWCYKDLTVKRIHTVSMKFLTSADLSDPDINIQILQQLSERFNISDSNVTLKWKTEPRKLDKETDEPNR from the exons ATGCTCTTTTCAAAGCTTTTGACATTTGTCCTCTTCG GATTCGGCCTCACTTCCTACTCTTACAAGAGATTTATTGATTACTATCATGTTGACCAGCCAAAGACCTGGACTGACGCTCAGAAATACTGCAGAGAGAAATACACTGATCTTTTGAGCATTGAAAGCAACGACGACTTAAGATTGATGAACAGCGTAAGTGTGCCCACCACATGGTCATGGATTGGGCTGCACGATGACCCAAAATCCTGGAAGGGAGTTATGGGCAAAGATGAAAACTCCTGGAGATGGTCAGCAACGGGTGAAACATCAGAAAACGGCTTCCAGAACTGGGCCCCTACAGAACCAAATAATTTTGGTTCAAATCAGCACTGTGTGCGAATTAGCCCAGAAGGAGAATGGATCGACAGGCGCTGCACTGAACGTCTTCAATTTGTTTGTTACAAcg ATACAAATCCTCCAGGACAAAAAACATACACTTTAATTCCCATTCTAGCGTCATGGAAGGAAGCCCAGGATTACTGCAGGACATACTTAAAAGACCTGGCTATGATCGAGGATACTGAGGAAAACACCAATGTGATGTCATTGCTGTCAAACGTTCGGGTGTGGATTGGCCTCTACAGAAATCCATGGAGGTGGTCGGATAGGAGCAACAGCTCCTTCAGAAACTGGGGGGTTTTGGAGCCAGATAACTTTGGTGGTCAGCACTGTGTTGCAGAGAATTCAGTACGTTATTGGGCTGATCGGAACTGTGACATTAAACGTTTCTTCTGGTGCTACAAAG ACTTGACAGTGAAGAGGATCCACACCGTGAGCATGAAGTTTCTGACCTCTGCTGACCTTTCAGATCCAGACATTAACATCCAGATTCTCCAGCAG CTGAGCGAAAGGTTCAACATTTCAGACAGCAATGTGACCCTGAAGTGGAAGACTGAACCCAGAAAACTAGACAAAGAGACGGATGAACCCAACAGATAA
- the LOC115044869 gene encoding retinoic acid receptor beta-like, whose translation MFDYMDFQSFGPADIVDFYSSSSPVCMLQDQDQDQDQDQDQDRDLVAFFPELVEPDWQERRCSQSVGSQSSSSSSSSSSSSDDLFTSPPSPPPPPRTYKPCFVCQDKSSGYHYGVSACEGCKGFFRRSVQKNMVYTCHRDRNCIINKITRNRCQYCRLQRCFAVGMSKESVRNDRNRRKGKKEAVKMTIMETYELTAELGLIVEKICRAHRETFPSLCQLGKYTTNSSSDHRIQLDLGLWDKFSELATKCIIKVVEFAKRVPGFTGLTIADQITLLKAACLDILILRICTRYTPDQDTMTFSDGLTLTRTQIHNAGFGPLTDQVFTFAGQLLPLEMDETESGLLSAICLVSGDRQDLEEPSKVEVLQEPLLEALKIYSRKRRPSMPLMFPKALMKITDLRSISAKGAERVVTLKMEIPGSMPPLIEEMLEDLQNLEKQSEESRKQNGGQHAHAVS comes from the exons ATGTTCGACTACATGGACTTTCAGTCCTTCGGTCCGGCTGACATCGTGGACTTCTACAGCTCCTCCAGCCCCGTGTGCATGctgcaggaccaggaccaggaccaggaccaggaccaggaccaggaccgggattTGGTCGCCTTCTTTCCCGAGCTGGTGGAGCCGGACTGGCAGGAGCGCCGGTGCTCTCAAT CCGTGGGCAGCCagagctccagctccagctccagctccagctccagctccgaCGATCTCTTCACCAGCCCCCCCTCACCGCCTCCTCCCCCCCGCACTTATAAGCCCTGCTTTGTGTGCCAAGACAAATCCTCAGGCTACCACTATGGAGTCAGCGCCTGTGAAGGCTGCAAG GGCTTCTTTCGCCGCAGCGTGCAGAAAAACATGGTGTACACGTGTCACCGCGACAGAAACTGCATCATCAACAAGATCACCAGGAACCGCTGTCAGTACTGCCGGCTGCAGCGGTGCTTCGCTGTGGGGATGTCGAAAGAGT CGGTGAGGAACgacaggaacaggaggaaggGGAAGAAAGAGGCGGTGAAGATGACCATCATGGAGACGTACGAGCTGACGGCCGAGCTGGGCCTGATCGTGGAGAAGATCTGCAGAGCTCACAGGGAGACCTTCCCCtctctgtgtcagctgggaaaaTACACAACG AACTCCAGCTCAGACCACCGGATCCAGCTGGACCTCGGGCTGTGGGACAAGTTCAGCGAGCTCGCCACCAAGTGCATCATCAAGGTGGTGGAGTTCGCCAAACGTGTACCCGGATTCACCGGCCTGACCATCGCCGACCAGATCACCCTGCTCAAAGCCGCCTGCCTGGACATCCTG ATTTTGAGGATTTGCACTCGTTACACTCCCGACCAGGACACCATGACCTTCTCCGACGGGCTGACCCTGACCCGGACTCAGATCCACAATGCTGGATTTGGACCGCTGACAGATCAGGTTTTCACTTTTGCCGGCCAGCTGCTGCCGCTGGAGATGGACGAGACGGAGAGCGGGCTCCTCAGCGCCATCTGCCTTGTCTCTGGAG ATCGACAGGACCTGGAAGAGCCTTCTAAGGTGGAGGTCCTGCAGGAGCCGCTGCTGGAGGCGCTGAAGATCTACTCCCGCAAAAGGCGACCCAGCATGCCCCTCATGTTCCCCAAGGCCCTCATGAAGATCACAGACCTGCGCAGCATCAGCGCTAAAG GGGCGGAGAGGGTGGTGACGCTCAAGATGGAGATCCCGGGCTCCATGCCTCCCCTGATCGAGGAGATGCTGGAGGACCTGCAGAACCTGGAGAAACAGTCGGAGGAGAGCCGAAAGCAAAATGGCGGCCAGCACGCGCACGCCGTCTCCTGA